One segment of Macrotis lagotis isolate mMagLag1 chromosome 1, bilby.v1.9.chrom.fasta, whole genome shotgun sequence DNA contains the following:
- the GTF3C2 gene encoding general transcription factor 3C polypeptide 2, which translates to MLMDALEVCVTLGGASPMGETTVTESPRKIPDQLDSEAPSLGTKTTCEDSSIMMPSISLGLEDSSSKISLQDCHPEQENDSISEGQDVPLGIPDIPKVKTSRKKGVRTRRGPKKGGVGAKGDHPSTLQQANSPSGTLGPGPLDQSDPLPPTTIPKKRGRKSKAELLLMKLSKGLEQPEPPPPQSPPENLEATPGARPRRRAAKVALLYLQELAEELSSALPAPVSCPENPEMGGQPKRGQGRRRPAWHGEEEEDDSARDADFVLQAEIEEGEEESEAPSESSSDLELTALRGSGLRGAASGKQKQQCRGLAPNGLPNSIMAPVWKSLSLTKALREQNYSHWEFPEWIPSALKWHLLSESEAASYLPQELRSPLFSVQREGLPEDSTLYRINRFSSLAPHPERWDVSFFIGGPVWALEWCPVPEGAVASQYVALFCSPSMNETHSLSRPHEGPGLLQLWDLGTLQQESCPSNKAHLAYGIACDHGCIWDLKFCPSGGWELPSTSRKAPFLPRLGLLALACSNGKVLLLSLPHPEELLALQPQDAIKPPIYKVQCVASLQVGSVQAGEPSECGQCFTLAWMPTRPHQHLAAGFYDGTIAIWNLPTTSLLQRVRLPDGSLKLYPFHCLPAHDQAVRCLQWCKANSNFLVSAGSDRKIKFWDLRRPYEPINCIKRFLSTELAWLLPYSGVTVAQDNCYASYGLCGIHYIDAGFLGFKAYFTAPRKGTVWSLSGSDWLGAVAAGDMSGELIAAVLPDMALNPMNVKRPAERRFPIYKADLLPYWEGSEDQDHHAASPLLPGPPKARTYAETVEHHYLLFKDTDLRGFQDLLQREPVLRMQEGEGRSQLCLDRLQLEAVHKVRFSPNLDSYGWLVSGGQSGLVRVHCVRGLTSPLGHRMQLESRAHFSAMFQPPSPPQGPSFPPTNYHLLPNP; encoded by the exons ATGCTGATGGATGCCCTAGAGGTCTGTGTTACACTGGGAGGGGCCAGTCCCATGGGGGAAACGACTGTGACAGAATCTCCTAGAAAAATACCAGACCAACTTGACTCTGAGGCCCCATCATTAGGGACTAAAACAACATGTGAAGATAGTTCCATAATGATGCCTTCAATCTCTCTTGGACTTGAGGATTCCTCCAGTAAAATAAGCCTCCAGGATTGTCACCCAGAGCAGGAAAATGACTCCATATCAGAAGGACAAG ATGTTCCTTTAGGGATTCCAGATATCCCAAAGGTGAAGACTAGCAGAAAGAAAGGAGTTCGGACTAGAAGAGGCCCCAAAAAGGGTGGAGTCGGGGCTAAGGGTGACCACCCATCTACTTTACAGCAGGCCAACTCTCCATCAGGGACCCTGGGACCTGGTCCCCTGGATCAATCTGACCCTCTTCCACCTACTACCATCCCTAAGAAACGAGGCCGAAAGTCGAAAGCTGAGTTGTTGTTGATGAAATTGTCAAAGGGGCTAGAGCAGCCTGAACCCCCACCTCCACAAAGTCCCCCTGAAAACCTTGAGGCCACTCCAGGGGCACGACCCCGCCGACGGGCTGCTAAAGT GGCACTTCTGTACCTTCAGGAATTAGCTGAAGAGCTGTCTTCTGCATTGCCTGCCCCAGTCTCTTGTCCAGAGAACCCAGAAATGGGTGGCCAACCTAAACGGGGCCAGGGCCGTCGTCGGCCAGCCTGGcatggagaagaggaagaagatgattCAGCACGGGATGCAGACTTTGTACTTCAGGCTGAAAttgaagaaggggaagaagaaagtgaagcccCCAGTGAGAGCTCATCTGACTTGGAGCTTACAGCACTTCGGGGGAGTGGCCTTCGTGGGGCTGCCTCAGGG aagcAGAAACAACAATGTCGGGGACTGGCTCCCAATGGACTTCCAAATTCTATCATGGCTCCTGTTTGGAAAAGCCTCAGCCTCACCAAGGCTCT CCGAGAGCAAAACTATTCACACTGGGAATTCCCTGAATGGATCCCTTCAGCCTTGAAGTGGCACTTACTATCTGAAAG TGAAGCAGCATCATACTTACCTCAGGAGTTGAGGTCTCCTCTTTTCTCTGTGCAACGGGAAGGTCTTCCTGAAGACAGCACACTTTATAGGATAAATAG GTTTAGCTCATTGGCACCACATCCAGAGAGATGGGATGTATCATTCTTCATAGGTGGACCAGTCTGGGCACTTGAATGGTGCCCAGTTCCTGAAGGTGCTGTTGCTTCGCAGTATGTGGCACTATTCTGCAGCCCTAGCATGAATGAAACTCATTCCCTGAGCCGGCCTCATGAAGGCCCTGGACTTCTACAACTCTGGGACCTTGGaacattgcaacaagaaagctG CCCAAGCAATAAGGCCCACCTTGCCTATGGCATTGCTTGTGATCATGGGTGCATCTGGGACCTCAAGTTCTGTCCTAGTGGAGGCTGGGAGTTGCCCAGCACTTCAAGAAAG GCTCCTTTCCTACCCCGCCTGGGTCTCCTGGCTCTGGCCTGTTCAAATGGGAAGGTGCTACTACTTAGTCTACCCCATCCTGAGGAACTTCTGGCCCTTCAGCCTCAAG aTGCTATCAAGCCTCCTATCTATAAG GTACAGTGTGTGGCCTCTCTTCAAGTAGGATCAGTACAAGCAGGGGAGCCCTCTGAATGTGGTCAGTGTTTCACCCTTGCCTGGATGCCAACTCGGCCCCATCAGCATTTGGCAGCTGGGTTCTATGATG GCACAATAGCAATCTGGAACCTACCCACTACTTCACTGTTGCAGCGTGTTCGACTCCCAGATGGTTCCTTGAAACTCTATCCCTTTCACTGCCTCCCAGCCCATGACCAGGCCGTACGTTGCCTTCAGTGGTGCAAAGCTAATAG TAACTTTCTAGTTTCTGCTGGGAGTGACCGGAAGATCAAATTCTGGGATTTACGACGACCATATGAGCCTATCAATTGTATCAAACGTTTCTTAAGTACAGAGCTGGCATGGCTGCTTCCTTACAGTGGAGTTACTGTGGCCCAGGACAACTGCTATGCCTC ctATGGACTTTGTGGGATTCACTACATTGATGCTGGTTTCCTTGGTTTCAAGGCCTATTTCACGGCCCCTCGAAAAGGCACTGTTTGG AGTCTGTCGGGCTCAGACTGGCTTGGGGCAGTGGCTGCAGGGGACATGTCGGGGGAGCTCATTGCTGCTGTGCTGCCTGACATGGCCCTCAACCCAATGAATGTCAAGCGTCCAGCCGAGCGCAGATTT cccaTATACAAGGCAGATTTGCTGCCCTATTGGGAGGGCTCTGAAGACCAAGATCACCATGCTGCCTCTCCTTTGCTCCCTGGACCTCCCAAGGCCAGAACTTATGCTGAAACTGTCGAACATCACTACCTGCTCTTCAAAGACACAGACCTG CGTGGATTCCAAGATTTGCTTCAGAGGGAACCAGTACTTCGCATGCAAGAAGGAGAAGGACGCTCTCAGCTTTGTCTGGATAGGCTGCAGCTGGAGGCTGTTCACAAG GTACGTTTCAGCCCAAACTTGGACTCTTATGGTTGGTTGGTTTCTGGGGGCCAGTCAGGACTGGTGAGGGTACATTGTGTTCGTGGCCTTACTTCCCCCTTGGGCCACCGGATGCAGCTTGAAAGCAGAGCCCACTTCAGTGCCATGTTCCAGCCACCTTCCCCACCTCAGGGGCCCAGCTTTCCTCCAACCAACTATCACCTGCTACCCAACCCATAG